Proteins co-encoded in one Pseudophryne corroboree isolate aPseCor3 chromosome 1, aPseCor3.hap2, whole genome shotgun sequence genomic window:
- the S100P gene encoding protein S100-P codes for MTELETAIVMIIDVFDKYASTEGDKNSLTKGELKTLFEKELPGFIENAKDKDACDKILKDLDHDGDSKIDFNEFIVFVATLTSIGHERFADVPKK; via the exons ATGACGGAATTAGAGACAGCAATCGTAATGATCATAGACGTCTTTGACAAATATGCCAGTACTGAGGGCGACAAGAACAGTTTGACCAAAGGAGAACTAAAGACCTTATTTGAGAAAGAACTGCCCGGATTCATTGAG AATGCGAAAGACAAAGACGCCTGTGACAAAATTCTAAAGGATCTGGATCATGATGGCGATTCTAAAATAGATTTTAATGAATTTATTGTCTTTGTGGCTACACTGACCTCTATTGGACATGAGAGATTTGCAGATGTGCCTAAAAAATGA